The following are encoded together in the uncultured Sphaerochaeta sp. genome:
- a CDS encoding substrate-binding domain-containing protein, whose product MKKTLGILLVLVILGSGALFAAGVQESGLTKVGIVNLPPEESGYRQANVEDMNAVFSEANGYDAKQTNTMDNSEQIAAAKGYIRDGVDYLLVSAANASGWDDTLKSAKDAGIQVILFDRAIDTDPSNYQAAILSDMAYEGEKAVEWVLGLDLDEINLILIRGQMGSAAEIGRSAAVLDAAKAGKLNIVADGTGGDSWSLEEARKVVEAAIAAGKDFNVIYAQNDGMAQGAVQALEAAGISHGKGGKVKVIGFDFNRFALRNVQAGYWDADMQCNPRQAAEISKWIKSGKMPSGIVYQEELLLTTDTITDELIAKWGINADPGKGVITR is encoded by the coding sequence ATGAAAAAAACTCTAGGTATTTTATTGGTTCTGGTTATACTGGGATCGGGCGCTCTGTTCGCCGCTGGTGTGCAAGAATCTGGTCTAACTAAGGTTGGTATTGTAAATCTACCACCAGAAGAATCCGGATATCGTCAGGCTAATGTTGAAGACATGAATGCTGTATTCTCAGAAGCCAACGGCTATGACGCAAAACAGACCAACACCATGGACAACAGTGAGCAGATCGCTGCAGCAAAAGGCTACATCCGAGACGGAGTGGACTACCTTTTGGTCTCAGCAGCAAACGCTTCTGGATGGGATGACACCTTGAAGTCTGCAAAGGATGCAGGTATCCAGGTAATTCTTTTTGACCGCGCAATTGACACCGACCCCTCCAATTACCAGGCAGCTATTCTCTCTGACATGGCTTATGAAGGTGAGAAGGCAGTGGAATGGGTATTGGGACTTGATCTTGATGAGATCAACCTGATCCTTATTCGCGGACAGATGGGTTCTGCAGCAGAAATCGGCCGAAGTGCAGCAGTACTGGACGCCGCAAAAGCAGGCAAACTCAACATAGTTGCCGATGGAACCGGTGGAGACAGCTGGAGTCTTGAAGAAGCGCGTAAAGTTGTTGAAGCAGCAATTGCCGCAGGCAAGGATTTCAACGTCATCTACGCACAGAATGATGGTATGGCACAAGGTGCCGTGCAGGCACTCGAAGCAGCTGGAATCAGCCATGGAAAGGGCGGAAAGGTAAAGGTCATTGGATTTGACTTCAACCGTTTTGCACTGAGAAACGTACAGGCTGGTTACTGGGATGCAGACATGCAATGTAACCCAAGGCAGGCAGCTGAGATCTCCAAATGGATCAAGAGTGGAAAGATGCCTAGTGGCATAGTCTACCAGGAAGAGTTGCTCTTAACTACCGACACGATTACTGATGAACTCATCGCGAAATGGGGAATCAATGCAGATCCAGGTAAAGGTGTAATCACCAGGTAA
- a CDS encoding sugar ABC transporter ATP-binding protein: MLSETILEMKDISKSFPGVKALDCVDFKLRKGEIHALMGENGAGKSTLIKVITGVYEKDAGLITLQGEPIHFKAPEEAQNKGIGTVYQEIMLCPNLTVAENMFIGRSHSPFVNWKQMNEKAAQLLDSLGIPASPVQELASCSIAVQQMIAIARAVDMDCKILILDEPTSSLDEDEVHKLFALMRELKERGVGIIFITHFLEQVYEVSDRITVLRNGKLVGEYGTTSLSQIELISKMLGNVLEDVTKLKKHEPIVSDTSVPVFEGKELSSSAGVKPFNFAIQKGEVNGFAGLLGSGRSESVRAIFAADKVTGGEVSMNGKRVNIKTPLHAIKHGIGYLPEDRKGDGIVEDLSVRDNIILTLQVLNGFFKPIPKKQAEIFADEYIKKLNIKTPTSNTPIKSLSGGNQQKVILARWLLTNPEYLILDEPTRGIDVGTKVEIQKLVLNLASKGMSLTFISSEIEEMLRTCSRLIVMKDREIVGELRGTDLTENDVMNVIAQGGKNK; encoded by the coding sequence TTGTTGTCAGAAACCATACTTGAAATGAAGGATATCAGCAAATCATTTCCTGGCGTCAAAGCTCTGGATTGCGTAGACTTCAAACTCCGAAAAGGTGAAATCCATGCACTCATGGGCGAAAACGGGGCGGGTAAGTCTACTCTCATCAAAGTCATTACCGGAGTCTATGAAAAAGACGCCGGCTTGATTACCTTACAGGGAGAACCTATTCACTTTAAAGCCCCGGAAGAAGCGCAAAACAAGGGAATAGGTACCGTCTATCAGGAAATAATGCTTTGTCCCAATTTGACTGTCGCTGAAAATATGTTTATCGGCCGTAGTCACAGCCCATTCGTTAATTGGAAGCAAATGAATGAAAAGGCAGCTCAGTTGCTCGATTCCCTCGGTATTCCTGCAAGTCCAGTCCAGGAACTTGCAAGCTGTTCGATTGCCGTACAGCAAATGATTGCCATCGCGCGAGCAGTGGATATGGACTGTAAGATTCTCATACTGGACGAGCCAACATCCTCTCTTGATGAAGACGAAGTTCATAAACTCTTTGCGCTCATGCGTGAGCTGAAAGAGCGGGGAGTGGGAATCATCTTTATCACTCACTTTCTTGAACAGGTGTACGAAGTCAGTGACAGGATCACGGTACTTCGCAACGGAAAGCTGGTCGGTGAATATGGAACAACCTCGCTCTCCCAAATCGAGCTCATCTCAAAGATGCTGGGTAATGTGCTCGAGGATGTTACTAAACTAAAGAAACATGAACCGATCGTATCTGATACTTCCGTTCCTGTCTTTGAAGGAAAAGAACTTTCGAGTTCCGCAGGGGTAAAACCCTTCAACTTTGCTATACAAAAAGGCGAGGTGAATGGATTTGCAGGCCTGCTCGGCTCAGGACGTAGTGAAAGTGTCCGTGCCATATTCGCCGCAGACAAGGTAACAGGTGGTGAGGTAAGCATGAACGGAAAGAGGGTGAATATCAAAACACCCCTACACGCAATAAAACATGGAATAGGCTATTTGCCAGAAGACCGCAAGGGTGATGGCATTGTCGAAGACCTGTCGGTACGAGACAATATCATACTCACCCTGCAAGTCCTAAATGGCTTCTTCAAACCAATCCCAAAAAAACAGGCAGAGATTTTTGCCGACGAGTATATCAAGAAGTTAAATATCAAGACGCCAACCTCCAATACACCGATCAAATCCCTTTCTGGAGGCAATCAGCAGAAAGTCATACTTGCCCGCTGGCTGCTTACCAACCCAGAGTACCTGATCCTGGATGAACCGACCCGTGGTATTGATGTTGGAACCAAGGTTGAGATCCAGAAACTGGTGCTCAATCTTGCATCCAAAGGAATGAGCCTGACATTCATCTCTTCAGAAATTGAGGAGATGCTTCGAACCTGTTCCCGGTTGATAGTCATGAAAGACCGTGAAATTGTCGGGGAACTCAGGGGAACGGATTTGACGGAGAACGATGTTATGAACGTAATAGCACAGGGGGGAAAGAACAAATGA
- a CDS encoding ABC transporter permease, with protein MSNMKKNVSHLVLPLSVMALLIVINLIKGADYFAISMVNGAFYGNIPNILFGASELVILSIGMTLVTGASRGQDISIGVSATITSAVFVQYVLQASEVTLVTIFIGFLLSCLMGLVLGAFNGTLVSVFKVQPMVASLILFTGGRSIAFMIDGKLSPILANDISNKIGTVIPGVPVQTAIILTVVFIAIVAVVFKTTNLRLYVETVGINPNAARLNGINPKKIIFLTFLIMGICTAVAGFIAVNKAGRHDSVNLLKLIMMDAILAVAIGGNSLGGGKFSITGSIIGAYTIEMLNRTLLRLEIDPAMIKVFKAVFIIILMVVASPVVRAFMSKNLDKFRSWRLSSSQQKGHISTTNITRKQGE; from the coding sequence ATGAGCAACATGAAAAAGAACGTTTCTCACCTGGTTCTTCCTCTTTCGGTGATGGCACTACTCATTGTCATCAATCTGATAAAGGGTGCCGATTATTTCGCCATCAGCATGGTAAACGGAGCATTCTACGGGAATATACCGAATATCCTCTTCGGTGCCTCTGAATTGGTCATTCTCTCGATTGGAATGACGCTGGTAACAGGAGCCTCACGAGGGCAGGACATCAGTATCGGAGTAAGTGCAACCATCACTTCAGCCGTATTTGTGCAGTATGTCCTCCAAGCCAGTGAAGTCACCTTGGTTACCATATTCATTGGTTTCCTCTTGAGTTGTCTTATGGGCTTGGTCCTTGGAGCCTTCAACGGTACCTTGGTTTCGGTATTCAAGGTTCAGCCAATGGTTGCATCCCTTATACTCTTTACCGGTGGCCGGTCCATAGCTTTCATGATTGATGGGAAACTCTCTCCCATTCTGGCTAACGATATATCGAATAAAATAGGTACGGTAATACCAGGGGTACCAGTGCAGACAGCAATAATCCTTACTGTTGTTTTTATTGCTATCGTTGCTGTGGTATTCAAGACCACAAATCTCAGACTCTATGTAGAGACTGTTGGGATAAATCCGAACGCTGCACGTCTGAACGGTATCAACCCGAAGAAAATCATATTCCTGACCTTCTTGATCATGGGAATCTGTACCGCAGTTGCCGGATTCATTGCAGTGAACAAGGCAGGACGGCACGACAGCGTCAACTTGCTCAAACTGATCATGATGGATGCGATTCTTGCCGTGGCTATCGGTGGAAACTCTTTGGGCGGTGGAAAGTTCAGCATTACCGGTTCCATCATTGGTGCCTATACGATAGAGATGCTGAACAGGACTCTACTCAGGCTGGAGATAGACCCAGCGATGATCAAGGTCTTCAAGGCTGTTTTCATTATCATTCTCATGGTGGTTGCTTCTCCGGTTGTCAGGGCTTTCATGAGCAAGAATCTGGATAAGTTCCGCTCCTGGAGACTTTCTTCAAGCCAACAAAAGGGACATATTTCCACCACAAATATAACCAGGAAGCAGGGGGAATAG
- a CDS encoding sugar ABC transporter permease YjfF (membrane component of a putative sugar ABC transporter system), producing the protein MASVNVIKPKAKLSNSNILFLIAAVIFVLMYLFAIITFPNSFLQFQTFFDLFNLNAPLIIMTLGLCIVMIGGGIDISIGSVTGLVTMACAVFLESRMGSIGGAIIVALGIGIAFGILQGYLIAYLEIQPFIITLSGLFLAQGLLTTLHKDPINVTMPAFVSLRDFDIVIAWLGTRNRLGIFIPCEIKPGTLVFIVLLVILASLMKWSRFGRNVYAVGGNTHSAMMLGINVKRTIFITYVISGLTAGIAGFVYIMTTGAGNVGNAAGAEMKAIASAIIGGTLLNGGVGNLLGAPIGTLTLLIINELIRAAGVQSNWQAMVSGLLLYFFIVLQSVIMSLRDRRKFSIALPPWLRLSGKESSEGQRE; encoded by the coding sequence ATGGCATCTGTGAACGTAATCAAACCAAAAGCAAAACTATCAAATTCAAATATTCTGTTTCTTATAGCTGCGGTCATCTTTGTACTGATGTACCTTTTTGCAATCATCACTTTTCCCAATAGTTTTTTACAATTCCAGACATTTTTCGACCTATTCAACCTAAATGCACCACTCATTATCATGACCCTCGGCTTATGTATCGTCATGATCGGAGGAGGTATCGATATCTCCATCGGTTCGGTGACTGGTTTGGTAACAATGGCCTGTGCAGTCTTCCTGGAATCCAGGATGGGGAGTATTGGTGGTGCAATCATTGTTGCACTGGGTATCGGTATTGCGTTTGGAATTCTGCAAGGATATCTTATCGCCTATCTTGAGATCCAACCGTTTATTATTACGCTCTCTGGGTTGTTCTTGGCACAGGGACTCCTGACTACACTCCATAAGGATCCGATCAACGTAACCATGCCTGCATTCGTGAGTTTGAGGGATTTTGATATTGTGATTGCATGGCTGGGTACAAGGAACAGACTGGGGATTTTTATTCCGTGTGAAATAAAACCAGGCACGCTGGTCTTTATTGTCCTTCTCGTCATTCTTGCATCCCTTATGAAGTGGTCCCGGTTTGGGCGGAATGTCTATGCCGTCGGTGGAAATACCCATAGTGCCATGATGCTCGGCATCAATGTTAAGAGAACAATATTCATTACCTATGTGATTAGTGGATTGACAGCCGGTATTGCAGGTTTTGTCTACATCATGACAACCGGAGCAGGCAATGTGGGAAATGCTGCAGGAGCCGAAATGAAAGCAATAGCATCGGCTATCATAGGCGGTACATTGCTTAATGGTGGGGTAGGGAACCTGCTAGGGGCTCCAATAGGTACATTGACCCTTTTGATCATTAATGAGCTGATCCGAGCAGCGGGTGTTCAATCCAACTGGCAAGCAATGGTAAGCGGACTGCTTCTGTATTTCTTTATTGTGCTGCAAAGCGTAATCATGTCGCTCCGTGACAGAAGAAAATTCAGTATAGCTCTTCCGCCTTGGCTACGACTGTCAGGGAAGGAATCGAGTGAGGGTCAAAGAGAGTAG
- a CDS encoding response regulator, with amino-acid sequence MYKVFIAEDEIVVREGLRNSIQSGAGPFILAGEASDGEMALSIMKDVKPDILITDIRMPFVDGLSLSRIIKKILPWIKIVIISGHDEFQYAQEAISIGVDEYILKPISASDMLATLNKLVDRIEQEKRHLSSIENLKLQAQSNSDLIRERWLCDLVTGIVKTEDALEKAGDMGIDLIAHGYLVAIIKLSTSCENYSELITAKLHINSLIDNQEEVLCFSQSRDSFILLLKQLVSESLEETAYTLGQAIKYEVERNTDCMVAIGIGSLVERIGSLSQSFAEAEQAVNFSVKTGQKLIIGTHDLNAFSEIDFLKLDGSPISERLKYVKKSGVDEIIAQYITMIGDHPFETTLIGYYLLYDLMVAISKIIDELGGVSQDVIPWLSQKTQLSEIASSKETFCEGVKLILDTFIDFRESKSAGKYYEMIQKAKQHITLHFADQDISLHSVASIVNVSPNHFSTIFSQETGETFIEYLTRVRINKSKDLLLTTALRSADIAYEVGFGDPHYFSFIFKKHTGISPREFRSGGKCHN; translated from the coding sequence ATGTATAAGGTTTTTATTGCAGAGGATGAGATAGTAGTACGTGAAGGACTCAGAAATAGTATACAGTCGGGGGCAGGCCCTTTTATCCTCGCGGGTGAAGCATCAGATGGAGAGATGGCCTTGTCCATTATGAAGGATGTGAAACCGGACATTCTGATTACTGATATTAGAATGCCGTTTGTTGATGGATTGAGCCTTTCCAGAATTATTAAAAAGATTCTGCCATGGATAAAAATTGTTATAATTTCGGGTCATGATGAATTTCAGTATGCACAAGAGGCTATATCAATCGGTGTCGACGAATACATACTTAAACCTATTTCCGCCTCAGATATGCTGGCAACGCTCAACAAACTGGTGGATAGGATTGAACAAGAAAAACGGCATCTTTCTAGTATAGAAAATCTGAAACTGCAGGCTCAGTCCAATTCGGACCTGATCAGGGAGCGCTGGCTTTGTGACTTGGTAACCGGAATTGTCAAGACCGAGGATGCGCTTGAGAAAGCTGGTGACATGGGTATTGATCTTATCGCTCATGGATACCTTGTAGCGATTATCAAGCTTTCCACCTCCTGTGAGAATTATTCTGAATTGATTACCGCCAAGCTCCACATAAACAGCCTTATAGACAATCAGGAAGAGGTGTTATGCTTTTCACAAAGCAGGGATTCATTCATCCTACTGTTGAAACAGCTTGTATCCGAATCACTCGAAGAGACTGCTTATACCCTAGGACAGGCGATAAAATATGAAGTTGAGCGAAACACTGACTGTATGGTAGCCATTGGGATAGGCTCGTTAGTGGAACGGATCGGGAGCCTCTCTCAATCATTCGCCGAAGCTGAACAAGCAGTGAATTTCTCTGTCAAGACTGGTCAAAAACTGATCATCGGAACGCATGACCTGAATGCCTTTTCCGAAATTGATTTCTTGAAACTGGACGGGAGTCCCATCTCGGAGAGGCTGAAATATGTGAAGAAATCTGGTGTTGATGAGATCATCGCGCAGTATATTACCATGATCGGAGACCACCCGTTCGAGACCACGCTCATAGGCTATTACCTTCTCTATGATCTGATGGTGGCTATATCCAAGATCATTGATGAATTGGGAGGTGTTTCCCAAGATGTTATTCCATGGTTGTCGCAGAAAACGCAACTTTCAGAGATTGCGAGTTCAAAAGAGACGTTCTGTGAAGGAGTGAAATTGATCCTGGATACGTTCATCGATTTCAGGGAGTCCAAATCGGCAGGAAAGTATTATGAAATGATCCAGAAGGCAAAGCAGCATATTACCCTTCATTTTGCGGACCAAGATATTTCCTTGCATTCAGTGGCATCAATCGTGAACGTGAGTCCAAACCATTTCAGTACCATTTTTTCCCAAGAGACCGGGGAGACCTTCATTGAATACCTTACACGAGTCCGAATCAATAAATCGAAAGACCTGTTGCTGACGACAGCGCTCAGAAGTGCAGACATCGCATATGAAGTAGGATTTGGAGATCCCCATTATTTCAGTTTCATTTTCAAGAAGCATACAGGCATCTCCCCCCGGGAATTCAGATCCGGAGGGAAATGCCATAATTGA